A stretch of Anaeromyxobacter dehalogenans 2CP-1 DNA encodes these proteins:
- a CDS encoding sigma-54-dependent transcriptional regulator — protein sequence MSNERTRILVVDDEEIVRESLGGWLEKDGYSVHVAADGFAAVEKLKGERWSILIVDLKMPGMDGLQVLEEAKKLLPELAVVIMTAYATVDTAVAAMKLGAYDYLVKPFDPEELSLMMQKIVSQQTLVRENAVLRQALKREYKFRDLLSKSPAMQSVFELARTAARSNSTILVLGESGSGKEVLARAIHQESPRAEGPFVAVSCAALTESLLESELFGHEKGAFTGAIARRKGKFEAAHGGTLFLDEVGDIGPKLQLDLLRVLEERRFHRIGGNESVDVDVRIIAATNRDLKRAVAEGKFREDLFYRLNVIPILIPPLRDRREDVPLLVESFVERLSVEMKKRIDGVSSEAMSALMAHDWPGNVRELRNILERGAVVCTGPVIQIADLGLPGKPETAPRPGTLASLEEVERRHVSAVLAHTGGNVSQSARILGIDRVTLYNKMRKWGLRRDGEDEPSRDGETGAR from the coding sequence GCGGCGGACGGGTTCGCCGCGGTCGAGAAGCTCAAGGGGGAGCGCTGGTCGATCCTCATCGTCGACCTGAAGATGCCGGGGATGGACGGCCTGCAGGTGCTGGAGGAGGCGAAGAAGCTCCTGCCCGAGCTGGCGGTCGTGATCATGACCGCCTACGCCACGGTGGACACCGCGGTCGCGGCCATGAAGCTGGGCGCCTACGACTACCTCGTGAAGCCGTTCGATCCCGAGGAGCTGTCGCTGATGATGCAGAAGATCGTCTCCCAGCAGACGCTGGTGCGGGAGAACGCGGTCCTGCGCCAGGCGCTGAAGCGCGAGTACAAGTTCCGCGACCTGCTCTCGAAGAGCCCGGCCATGCAGTCGGTGTTCGAGCTGGCGCGCACCGCGGCCCGCTCCAACTCCACCATCCTGGTGCTGGGCGAGTCCGGCAGCGGCAAGGAGGTCCTGGCGCGCGCCATCCACCAGGAGAGCCCGCGGGCGGAGGGGCCGTTCGTGGCGGTCTCCTGCGCCGCGCTCACCGAGAGCCTGCTCGAGTCCGAGCTGTTCGGGCACGAGAAGGGCGCGTTCACCGGCGCGATCGCCCGCCGCAAGGGCAAGTTCGAGGCCGCCCACGGCGGCACGCTGTTCCTCGACGAGGTGGGCGACATCGGGCCCAAGCTGCAGCTCGACCTGCTGCGGGTGCTGGAGGAGCGGCGCTTCCACCGCATCGGCGGCAACGAGAGCGTCGACGTGGACGTCCGGATCATCGCCGCCACGAACCGCGACCTGAAGCGCGCGGTGGCGGAGGGGAAGTTCCGCGAGGACCTGTTCTACCGGCTCAACGTCATCCCCATCCTCATCCCCCCGCTGCGGGACCGGCGCGAGGACGTCCCGCTCCTGGTGGAGAGCTTCGTGGAGCGGCTGTCGGTGGAGATGAAGAAGCGGATCGACGGCGTCTCCTCCGAGGCGATGAGCGCGCTCATGGCGCACGACTGGCCCGGCAACGTGCGCGAGCTCCGGAACATCCTGGAGCGGGGCGCGGTGGTCTGCACCGGCCCGGTGATCCAGATCGCCGACCTGGGCCTCCCCGGGAAGCCGGAGACCGCGCCGCGGCCCGGCACGCTCGCCTCGCTGGAGGAGGTGGAGCGGCGCCACGTCTCGGCGGTCCTGGCGCACACCGGCGGCAACGTGAGCCAGTCGGCGCGCATCCTCGGCATCGACCGGGTCACCCTCTACAACAAGATGCGCAAGTGGGGGCTGCGCCGGGACGGCGAGGACGAGCCGTCCCGCGACGGCGAGACCGGCGCGCGCTGA
- a CDS encoding 4Fe-4S dicluster domain-containing protein, whose protein sequence is MKIGRRGFFKIAAVTAGAAGASAATAAAAAHGAAEDGPGVLVDTTLCVGCRACEAACAEANHLAPPPEDANVFDQKRDMHEQAFTVVNRTEKAPGIERFAKKQCMHCLAPGCASACPVKAMSKSPEGPVVYNPNRCMGCRYCMIACPFDVPKYEYGSNAPRVRKCSFCAERQAKGLKPACTEVCPSGALTFGKRSELLEAAKTRIYTNPGRYVHHVYGEHEAGGTSWLYITDVDMEQLAFRTDVPERPIPDLASGALSVPPFVMTLWPPLLMGIYAFSNRREEIKNAESEPSNGKEEHHG, encoded by the coding sequence ATGAAGATCGGACGCAGAGGGTTCTTCAAGATCGCGGCAGTGACGGCGGGGGCCGCCGGCGCGTCGGCGGCGACCGCCGCCGCAGCGGCGCACGGGGCGGCGGAGGACGGGCCAGGCGTGCTCGTCGACACGACCCTCTGCGTCGGCTGCCGCGCGTGCGAGGCGGCGTGCGCCGAGGCCAACCACCTCGCGCCGCCGCCCGAGGACGCGAACGTCTTCGACCAGAAGCGCGACATGCACGAGCAGGCCTTCACGGTGGTGAACCGCACCGAGAAGGCCCCCGGCATCGAGCGCTTCGCGAAGAAGCAGTGCATGCACTGCCTGGCGCCGGGCTGCGCCTCGGCGTGCCCGGTCAAGGCGATGTCCAAGTCGCCCGAGGGGCCGGTGGTCTACAACCCGAACCGCTGCATGGGCTGCCGGTACTGCATGATCGCCTGCCCGTTCGACGTGCCGAAGTACGAGTACGGCTCGAACGCGCCGCGCGTGCGCAAGTGCAGCTTCTGCGCAGAGCGGCAGGCGAAGGGCCTCAAGCCGGCGTGCACCGAGGTGTGCCCCTCGGGCGCGCTCACCTTCGGGAAGCGCAGCGAGCTCCTCGAGGCCGCCAAGACCCGCATCTACACGAACCCCGGCCGTTACGTGCACCACGTGTACGGCGAGCACGAGGCCGGCGGGACGAGCTGGCTGTACATCACCGACGTCGACATGGAGCAGCTCGCGTTCCGGACCGACGTCCCCGAGCGGCCCATCCCGGACCTCGCCTCCGGCGCGCTGTCGGTGCCGCCGTTCGTGATGACGCTCTGGCCGCCGCTGCTGATGGGCATCTACGCGTTCTCCAACCGGCGCGAGGAGATCAAGAACGCCGAGTCGGAGCCGTCGAACGGGAAGGAGGAGCACCATGGCTAA
- the nrfD gene encoding NrfD/PsrC family molybdoenzyme membrane anchor subunit, giving the protein MANATAVAQHSFVREKILLGMSLKEYLRAQLTPTNAVATFILIIGVPLLVYRFAAGLGATTNLSQSAPWGLWIGFDMMTGIVLAAGGFTIGSAVQLFGLKDYHGIERPAILTAFLGYVMAVIGLLADLGRPWNIIMALFNFGTASVLFEVAWCVMCYTTVLLLEFTVPMFEWLGWKRIHSVMKKTLIALTVLSVIFSTMHQSALGSLFLLAPTKLHPLWYTPYIFVFFFVSAIIAGLNMVIFESALSHRIFQTRADHHVDVDKLTIGLGKAAAVVMFAYFFLKLQSVVDGHSWGYLATGYGAWWLVEVVGFVLLPSLVFAYGARNRKVKLIRAASVIGVLGVVLNRLNISVIAFNWNRVDRYVPSWMEIWVSITLVTIGVLAYRWIVNRMPILRGDPAFPAEH; this is encoded by the coding sequence ATGGCTAACGCCACCGCGGTCGCCCAGCACTCGTTCGTCCGCGAGAAGATCCTGCTCGGGATGAGCTTGAAGGAGTACCTCCGCGCCCAGCTCACGCCGACGAACGCCGTCGCGACGTTCATCCTCATCATCGGCGTGCCGCTGCTCGTCTACCGCTTCGCGGCGGGCCTGGGCGCCACCACGAACCTGTCGCAGTCGGCGCCGTGGGGCCTCTGGATCGGCTTCGACATGATGACCGGCATCGTGCTCGCCGCCGGCGGGTTCACCATCGGCTCGGCGGTGCAGCTGTTCGGGCTGAAGGACTACCACGGCATCGAGCGGCCCGCGATCCTCACCGCCTTCCTCGGCTACGTGATGGCGGTCATCGGCCTGCTCGCCGACCTGGGCCGCCCCTGGAACATCATCATGGCGCTCTTCAACTTCGGGACCGCCTCGGTGCTGTTCGAGGTCGCGTGGTGCGTCATGTGCTACACGACCGTCCTGCTGCTCGAGTTCACCGTGCCGATGTTCGAGTGGCTCGGCTGGAAGCGCATCCACTCGGTGATGAAGAAGACGCTCATCGCCCTCACGGTGCTCTCGGTCATCTTCTCGACCATGCACCAGTCGGCGCTCGGCTCGCTCTTCCTGCTCGCGCCGACCAAGCTCCACCCGCTCTGGTACACGCCCTACATCTTCGTGTTCTTCTTCGTCAGCGCGATCATCGCCGGCCTCAACATGGTGATCTTCGAGAGCGCGCTCTCGCACCGGATCTTCCAGACCCGGGCCGACCACCACGTCGACGTCGACAAGCTGACCATCGGCCTCGGGAAGGCGGCGGCGGTGGTGATGTTCGCCTACTTCTTCCTGAAGCTGCAGAGCGTGGTGGACGGGCACAGCTGGGGCTACCTGGCCACCGGCTACGGCGCCTGGTGGCTGGTCGAGGTCGTCGGCTTCGTGCTGCTGCCTTCGCTGGTGTTCGCCTACGGCGCGCGCAACCGCAAGGTGAAGCTCATCCGGGCGGCCTCGGTGATCGGCGTCCTCGGGGTGGTGCTGAACCGCCTGAACATCTCGGTCATCGCGTTCAACTGGAACCGGGTCGACCGGTACGTGCCGAGCTGGATGGAGATCTGGGTGTCCATCACCCTCGTCACCATCGGCGTGCTGGCGTACCGCTGGATCGTCAACCGCATGCCCATCCTGCGTGGGGACCCGGCGTTCCCCGCTGAGCACTGA
- a CDS encoding glycine cleavage system protein H: protein MAYDLLSVYPAKLLEYGLGIAYLLMFIPFWRYVQGGKPAAAEVRAPARVPAVAPAAHPIAARPAVAGWFQVPAGVHLHPGHTWARLESDGLVAVGVDDFAHKLVGPARVELPSVGAKVAQGEPALELGDGERSVPMLSPIDGTVVAVNAAARERTDGVEDPYGAGWLFKVKAPRLAANLRQLFTDSAANRFLEDASERLAMRMSPELGRVLQDGGVPIHGIGRALAGDDWDEMARTFFLT, encoded by the coding sequence ATGGCCTACGACCTGCTCTCCGTGTATCCGGCCAAGCTCCTCGAGTACGGACTCGGGATCGCCTACCTGCTGATGTTCATCCCGTTCTGGCGCTACGTCCAGGGCGGCAAGCCGGCGGCGGCCGAGGTCCGCGCCCCCGCCCGCGTCCCCGCGGTGGCGCCCGCGGCCCACCCGATCGCGGCCCGGCCCGCGGTGGCTGGCTGGTTCCAGGTGCCCGCCGGCGTGCACCTGCACCCCGGCCACACCTGGGCGCGCCTGGAGTCCGACGGCCTGGTGGCGGTCGGCGTGGACGACTTCGCCCACAAGCTGGTGGGGCCGGCCCGGGTCGAGCTGCCCAGCGTCGGCGCCAAGGTCGCGCAGGGCGAGCCGGCGCTCGAGCTCGGCGACGGCGAGCGCAGCGTCCCGATGCTCTCGCCCATCGACGGGACCGTGGTGGCGGTGAACGCGGCGGCGCGCGAGCGGACGGACGGCGTCGAGGATCCGTACGGCGCCGGCTGGCTGTTCAAGGTGAAGGCGCCCCGCCTCGCCGCGAACCTCCGCCAGCTCTTCACCGACAGCGCCGCCAACCGGTTCCTGGAGGACGCGTCCGAGCGCCTCGCCATGCGGATGAGCCCCGAGCTCGGCCGCGTGCTGCAGGACGGCGGCGTGCCCATCCACGGCATCGGCCGCGCGCTGGCCGGCGACGACTGGGACGAGATGGCGCGCACCTTCTTCCTGACCTGA
- a CDS encoding c(7)-type cytochrome triheme domain-containing protein, translating to MTLKLSWCGALAGLLLGGSALAGDLPNLPPELPLPQGGDSPGQVTFRHDSHVDSAKPDCVSCHPRRFGILGRSAKEKKQAVTHAAMEKGESCGACHGKQAFGFDDCTMCHAQ from the coding sequence ATGACGCTCAAGCTCTCGTGGTGCGGTGCGCTGGCCGGGCTGCTGCTGGGCGGCAGCGCGCTCGCGGGCGACCTCCCGAACCTGCCTCCGGAGCTCCCGCTCCCGCAGGGCGGCGACAGCCCGGGCCAGGTGACGTTCCGGCACGACAGCCACGTGGACTCGGCCAAGCCGGACTGCGTGTCCTGCCACCCGCGCCGGTTCGGGATCCTCGGCCGCTCGGCCAAGGAGAAGAAGCAGGCGGTGACGCACGCCGCGATGGAGAAGGGCGAGTCGTGCGGGGCGTGCCACGGCAAGCAGGCGTTCGGGTTCGACGACTGCACCATGTGCCACGCGCAGTGA
- a CDS encoding glycine cleavage system protein H, translated as MQSVLEVLQSIGVFTLGILARFGLFLAMVAVIVVPALIIALVVRGRAERRERALGIRDVDGVPFRPDLFYAPGHLWLHRRPGGRAVELGLDGIAQRLMPAVTAVDLARPGTRVARGETIATLHGGGRALEIPAPVDGTVVGVNVSVVRDPALVKRDGYGRGWLVALAPADEAYASMPRAGAAESWMRREAQRWNHFVEHQLGFAAADGGTLVAPAPWLVGEEGWAALTQAFLRP; from the coding sequence ATGCAGAGCGTTCTCGAGGTCCTCCAGTCGATCGGCGTCTTCACCCTCGGCATCCTGGCCCGGTTCGGCCTCTTCCTCGCGATGGTGGCGGTCATCGTCGTCCCGGCGCTGATCATCGCGCTGGTGGTGCGCGGGCGCGCCGAGCGGCGCGAGCGGGCGCTCGGGATCCGCGACGTGGACGGCGTGCCGTTCCGCCCGGACCTGTTCTACGCGCCCGGCCACCTCTGGCTGCACCGGCGCCCGGGCGGCCGCGCGGTGGAGCTCGGCCTCGACGGCATCGCGCAGCGCCTGATGCCGGCGGTCACGGCGGTGGACCTGGCGCGGCCGGGCACGCGCGTGGCCCGCGGCGAGACCATCGCCACGCTGCACGGCGGCGGGCGCGCCCTGGAGATCCCCGCGCCGGTGGACGGCACGGTGGTGGGCGTGAACGTCTCGGTGGTGCGCGACCCGGCGCTGGTGAAGCGCGACGGCTACGGGCGCGGCTGGCTGGTCGCGCTCGCGCCGGCGGACGAGGCCTACGCGTCGATGCCGCGCGCCGGCGCCGCGGAGTCGTGGATGCGGCGCGAGGCGCAGCGCTGGAACCACTTCGTCGAGCACCAGCTCGGCTTCGCCGCGGCCGACGGCGGGACGCTGGTCGCGCCCGCGCCGTGGCTGGTCGGCGAGGAGGGATGGGCCGCCCTGACGCAGGCGTTCCTGCGGCCGTGA
- a CDS encoding cytochrome c3 family protein, protein MPLLLAFAANPAWAGIPAEQEDCLGCHSDPSQTFDLPSGEKLSLYVDQDAFAKSVHGEALRCTECHTDKTSDHATGELKFKTRRDVTRAYYEQCKGCHFANYTKTLDGVHYAVMAKGNDKAALCVDCHGAHDISRPGQPRTRISKMCSGCHAEEADVYAKSVHGRAAESSPDVPVCTDCHRAHDTTDPRDGQLAMRTPEICGRCHTDEKLMSKYGLSSKVVSTYLSDFHGMAATLQRKQKNAPDARLAAVCTDCHGVHDIQSSKDPSSTVMAANLQKTCAKCHEGASASFPKAWLSHYEPTPQKAPLVWGVQVFYKMLIPFMVGGLVLQIALHLWRVVVNR, encoded by the coding sequence TTGCCCCTCCTCCTCGCGTTCGCCGCGAACCCAGCCTGGGCGGGTATCCCGGCCGAGCAGGAGGACTGCCTCGGCTGTCACAGCGACCCGAGCCAGACCTTCGACCTCCCGAGCGGCGAGAAGCTCTCGCTGTACGTCGACCAGGACGCGTTCGCGAAGTCGGTCCACGGCGAGGCGCTCCGCTGCACGGAGTGCCACACCGACAAGACCAGCGACCACGCCACCGGCGAGCTGAAGTTCAAGACCCGCCGCGACGTGACCCGCGCCTACTACGAGCAGTGCAAGGGCTGCCACTTCGCGAACTACACCAAGACGCTCGACGGCGTTCACTACGCGGTGATGGCCAAGGGCAACGACAAGGCCGCGCTCTGCGTGGACTGCCACGGCGCCCACGACATCTCCCGGCCGGGCCAGCCGCGCACGCGCATCTCGAAGATGTGCTCGGGCTGCCACGCGGAGGAGGCGGACGTCTACGCGAAGAGCGTGCACGGCCGCGCGGCGGAGAGCAGCCCCGACGTGCCGGTGTGCACCGACTGCCACCGCGCCCACGACACCACCGACCCGCGCGACGGCCAGCTCGCCATGCGCACCCCGGAGATCTGCGGGCGCTGCCACACCGACGAGAAGCTGATGTCGAAGTACGGCCTCTCCAGCAAGGTGGTGTCGACCTACCTCTCCGACTTCCACGGCATGGCCGCGACGCTCCAGCGCAAGCAGAAGAACGCGCCGGACGCGCGCCTCGCCGCGGTCTGCACCGACTGCCATGGCGTCCACGACATCCAGTCGTCCAAGGACCCGTCGTCCACGGTGATGGCGGCCAACCTGCAGAAGACCTGCGCGAAGTGCCACGAGGGCGCCAGCGCGAGCTTCCCGAAGGCCTGGCTCTCGCACTACGAGCCCACGCCGCAGAAGGCGCCGCTCGTGTGGGGCGTGCAGGTCTTCTACAAGATGCTGATCCCGTTCATGGTGGGCGGGCTCGTGCTCCAGATCGCGCTGCACCTCTGGCGCGTGGTGGTGAACCGATGA
- a CDS encoding formate dehydrogenase subunit gamma, whose protein sequence is MSAYIVRFNLQQRIEHFITMLVFVLLCLTGLPQKFYTAGWSQAVVGVFGGIDVARWVHRVCGLILAASTVIHFANAIAAMLSKKIGFTMVPSKKDFEDAILQLKYYLGVTDKHPMYDRYTYKEKFEYWGLVFGNVIMVLTGFILFFPVTVASLLPGEVIPAAKVAHSNEGLMAFLVITIWHVFNAHLSPDVFPFDTSMFTGKVSRERYEHEHPLELARIEGRAPPAEHGGHASSHDERHVG, encoded by the coding sequence ATGAGCGCTTACATCGTCCGCTTCAACCTGCAGCAGCGGATCGAGCACTTCATCACGATGCTCGTGTTCGTGCTGCTCTGCCTCACCGGCCTGCCGCAGAAGTTCTACACGGCCGGCTGGTCGCAGGCGGTGGTCGGCGTGTTCGGCGGCATCGACGTGGCGCGCTGGGTCCACCGCGTGTGCGGCCTGATCCTGGCGGCGTCCACGGTGATCCACTTCGCGAACGCGATCGCCGCGATGCTCTCGAAGAAGATCGGCTTCACGATGGTGCCGTCGAAGAAGGACTTCGAGGACGCCATCCTCCAGCTCAAGTACTACCTGGGCGTGACCGACAAGCACCCGATGTACGATCGGTACACGTACAAGGAGAAGTTCGAGTACTGGGGCCTGGTGTTCGGCAACGTCATCATGGTGCTCACCGGCTTCATCCTGTTCTTCCCGGTGACCGTCGCGTCGCTGCTCCCGGGCGAGGTGATCCCCGCCGCCAAGGTGGCCCACTCGAACGAGGGCCTGATGGCGTTCCTGGTGATCACCATCTGGCACGTGTTCAACGCGCACCTGAGCCCCGACGTGTTCCCGTTCGACACGTCGATGTTCACCGGCAAGGTCAGCCGCGAGCGCTACGAGCACGAGCACCCGCTCGAGCTCGCGCGCATCGAGGGGCGGGCGCCGCCCGCGGAGCACGGCGGCCACGCCTCGTCGCATGACGAGCGCCACGTGGGCTGA
- a CDS encoding M56 family metallopeptidase → MTSATWADVLAQAIFHTLVASLFVEALVRTWRVRDPGQRIALRLTALGYPLVLFPALVLLFPVRAGDAFREGGALLVGRRWADVRLLGTGMYQWFVGGLATIGLALLLMDLVPFLCRRRRARPPPRAVPDPETAARLGATLAELAARLGTRVPSLLWIERGAPVLFCTGIRRPAVVLSRGALRLLDAAELRAALAHELAHLARRDPAASWVVLLARVVMGFNPAFQVVSRALARDAEWLADESAAEACGDRLALASGLLKLHRATAGPPPVRRTLPLAAALSEPLARVRSRDIELRCRRLLQPPAPRLPFGAARVALAALTLTALLFFVV, encoded by the coding sequence ATGACGAGCGCCACGTGGGCTGACGTCCTCGCGCAGGCCATCTTCCACACCCTGGTCGCCTCGCTGTTCGTGGAGGCGCTGGTGCGGACCTGGCGAGTGCGCGACCCCGGCCAGCGGATCGCCCTGCGGCTCACCGCCCTGGGCTATCCGCTGGTCCTGTTTCCGGCCCTGGTGCTGCTGTTCCCGGTGCGGGCCGGCGACGCGTTCCGCGAGGGCGGCGCGCTGCTCGTCGGCCGCCGCTGGGCCGACGTGCGGCTGCTCGGGACCGGGATGTACCAGTGGTTCGTGGGCGGGCTGGCGACCATCGGGCTGGCGCTGCTGCTCATGGACCTGGTGCCGTTCCTGTGCCGCAGGCGGCGCGCGCGGCCGCCGCCGCGCGCGGTGCCGGACCCGGAGACCGCCGCGCGCCTCGGCGCCACGCTGGCCGAGCTGGCCGCCCGCCTCGGCACGCGCGTGCCCTCGCTGCTGTGGATCGAGCGCGGCGCGCCGGTCCTGTTCTGCACCGGCATCCGCAGGCCGGCGGTGGTGCTCTCGCGCGGGGCGCTGCGCCTGCTCGACGCGGCCGAGCTGCGCGCGGCGCTGGCCCACGAGCTCGCCCACCTGGCCCGCCGCGATCCCGCCGCGAGCTGGGTGGTGCTGCTGGCGCGCGTGGTGATGGGCTTCAACCCGGCGTTCCAGGTGGTCTCGCGCGCGCTGGCCCGCGACGCCGAGTGGCTCGCGGACGAGAGCGCCGCGGAGGCGTGCGGCGATCGCCTCGCGCTCGCCAGCGGCCTGCTCAAGCTCCACCGCGCCACCGCCGGGCCGCCGCCGGTGCGCCGGACGCTGCCGCTCGCCGCCGCGCTGTCCGAGCCGCTCGCGCGCGTGCGCTCACGCGACATCGAGCTGCGCTGCCGTCGCCTGCTCCAGCCGCCGGCGCCGCGCCTGCCGTTCGGGGCGGCGCGCGTCGCGCTGGCGGCCCTCACCCTGACGGCCCTGCTGTTCTTCGTGGTATGA
- a CDS encoding ATP-binding protein, whose protein sequence is MRPGPEAGAPPALPVPPAPPPAPAAYRTAPHPAMPGGIRRRVYLLMATGIAVPLVIMGATGIHWARTLDERVVAGRMSAAAMAATHFDGVLTEDLEVLQRLASGVAQTMGNADLEEERRVVADTYHQFRHREGVYLLDAERNVLAEAPGGPRSAAPADDLTVVDEVLRTGLPRLSGAEQGARGRVVHELVPVRSWQNQIIGIAGGTFDPSRRGFDRVLQHLRRGESGFAELIDAGGTIIASTVPARVGRRTECRAHLGELVKDKRAQAARCDGCHGDWGVKAAAPAELMVFAPLAAAPWGVVVRQRTAEALPTEGDVPWWLVAAGLAAHLGIAAAFAWGAARSVTRPIGVLTGEAERIAGGELDWSIPDLGTDEVGRLGRSLDRMRLALRRLLDDVARVNAELEQRVEERTHALNEAYAQLAARDEARAQLLRKLISAQEDERKRIARELHDETSQSLAVLAMGLEAAQDAMRGGKAPRLEEVKAVAVRTLEDVHRIILDLRPSVLDDLGLLSAIRWYAERQLGTRGMSVRCEFGELDRRLPPEMETALFRICQEAMSNIARHAQATAVLVEVALEDDVFRIDIEDDGRGFDAEAVARREGRRSWGLMGIRERAEILGGSATVESAPGKGTRVEVRIPVPRATTEPGPAAAGADADAEGRGT, encoded by the coding sequence ATGAGGCCCGGGCCCGAGGCCGGCGCGCCGCCCGCGCTGCCGGTGCCGCCCGCGCCCCCGCCTGCCCCGGCGGCGTACCGGACCGCGCCGCACCCGGCCATGCCGGGCGGCATCCGCCGGCGCGTCTATCTGCTGATGGCCACCGGCATCGCCGTCCCGCTCGTCATCATGGGCGCGACCGGGATCCACTGGGCGCGCACCCTCGACGAACGGGTGGTGGCGGGCCGCATGTCCGCCGCGGCCATGGCGGCGACGCACTTCGACGGCGTGCTGACCGAGGACCTCGAGGTGCTGCAGCGGCTCGCCTCCGGCGTGGCCCAGACCATGGGCAACGCGGACCTCGAGGAGGAGCGGCGCGTGGTGGCCGACACGTACCACCAGTTCCGCCACCGCGAGGGCGTCTACCTGCTGGACGCCGAGCGCAACGTGCTCGCGGAGGCGCCGGGCGGCCCGCGGTCGGCGGCGCCGGCCGACGACCTCACGGTGGTGGACGAGGTGCTGCGCACCGGGCTGCCGCGCCTCTCCGGCGCGGAGCAGGGCGCGCGCGGGCGGGTGGTGCACGAGCTCGTCCCGGTGCGGAGCTGGCAGAACCAGATCATCGGGATCGCCGGCGGCACGTTCGACCCGTCGCGGCGCGGCTTCGATCGCGTGCTGCAGCACCTGCGCCGCGGGGAGAGCGGCTTCGCCGAGCTGATCGACGCGGGCGGCACCATCATCGCGAGCACCGTGCCGGCCCGGGTCGGGCGCCGCACCGAGTGCCGGGCGCACCTCGGCGAGCTGGTGAAGGACAAGCGGGCGCAGGCGGCGCGCTGCGACGGGTGCCACGGCGACTGGGGCGTGAAGGCGGCGGCGCCGGCCGAGCTGATGGTGTTCGCGCCGCTGGCCGCGGCGCCGTGGGGCGTGGTGGTGCGGCAGCGCACCGCCGAGGCGCTGCCGACCGAGGGCGACGTGCCCTGGTGGCTGGTCGCGGCCGGCCTGGCGGCGCACCTCGGCATCGCGGCGGCGTTCGCCTGGGGCGCGGCGCGCAGCGTGACCCGGCCCATCGGCGTCCTCACCGGCGAGGCGGAGCGCATCGCCGGGGGCGAGCTGGACTGGTCCATCCCCGACCTCGGCACCGACGAGGTGGGGCGGCTGGGGCGCTCGCTGGATCGCATGCGCCTGGCGCTCCGGCGCCTGCTCGACGACGTGGCGCGGGTGAACGCCGAGCTGGAGCAGCGGGTGGAGGAGCGCACGCACGCGCTCAACGAGGCCTACGCCCAGCTCGCCGCGCGCGACGAGGCCCGCGCGCAGCTCCTCCGCAAGCTCATCTCTGCGCAGGAGGACGAGCGCAAGCGCATCGCCCGCGAGCTGCACGACGAGACCAGCCAGAGCCTGGCGGTGCTGGCCATGGGGCTCGAGGCGGCCCAGGACGCGATGCGCGGCGGCAAGGCGCCGCGCCTCGAGGAGGTGAAGGCGGTGGCGGTGCGCACGCTGGAGGACGTGCACCGCATCATCCTGGACCTCCGCCCGTCGGTGCTCGACGACCTCGGGCTGCTGTCCGCGATCCGCTGGTACGCGGAGCGCCAGCTCGGCACGCGCGGCATGTCGGTGCGCTGCGAGTTCGGGGAGCTGGACCGGCGGCTGCCGCCCGAGATGGAGACGGCGCTGTTCCGCATCTGCCAGGAGGCGATGAGCAACATCGCCCGCCACGCCCAGGCGACCGCGGTGCTGGTGGAGGTCGCGCTGGAGGACGACGTGTTCCGCATCGACATCGAGGACGACGGGCGAGGCTTCGACGCGGAGGCCGTCGCGCGCCGCGAGGGGCGGCGCTCCTGGGGCCTCATGGGCATCCGCGAGCGCGCCGAGATCCTGGGCGGCAGCGCCACGGTGGAGTCCGCGCCGGGGAAGGGCACCCGCGTCGAGGTGCGCATCCCGGTGCCGCGCGCCACGACCGAGCCGGGCCCCGCCGCCGCCGGAGCGGACGCGGACGCCGAGGGGAGGGGAACGTGA
- a CDS encoding response regulator, with product MSDKIRVVIVDDHAILREGVRALLQLQPDIEVVGEGADGMQALEQVERLDPDVVLMDIAMPGLGGIEASLQLKKLGRRARILILSQYEDREYVRRLLKAGVSGYVLKKSAGAELANAVRAVHRGGLVLDPEVARTAMEEAGPAAPGEADPYESLTDREKQVLKLVAEGRSNKEVADVLGISVKTAMSHREHVMEKLGVHNRTELVRFAIRKGVIRVDE from the coding sequence GTGAGCGACAAGATCCGGGTGGTCATCGTGGACGACCACGCCATCCTGCGCGAGGGCGTGCGTGCGCTGCTCCAGCTCCAGCCCGACATCGAGGTGGTCGGCGAGGGCGCCGACGGGATGCAGGCGCTGGAGCAGGTGGAGCGGCTCGATCCGGACGTGGTGCTGATGGACATCGCCATGCCCGGGCTGGGCGGCATCGAGGCCAGCCTCCAGCTGAAGAAGCTGGGGCGGCGCGCGCGCATCCTGATCCTCTCGCAGTACGAGGATCGCGAGTACGTCCGCCGCCTGCTCAAGGCCGGCGTGTCGGGCTACGTGCTCAAGAAGTCCGCCGGCGCCGAGCTCGCGAACGCCGTCCGCGCGGTCCACCGGGGAGGCCTGGTGCTCGACCCCGAGGTCGCGCGCACCGCCATGGAGGAGGCCGGCCCGGCGGCGCCCGGCGAGGCGGATCCCTACGAGTCGCTCACCGACCGCGAGAAGCAGGTGCTGAAGCTGGTGGCCGAGGGGCGGAGCAACAAGGAGGTGGCGGACGTCCTCGGCATCAGCGTGAAGACCGCCATGAGCCACCGCGAGCACGTGATGGAGAAGCTCGGGGTCCACAACCGCACCGAGCTCGTCCGCTTCGCGATCCGCAAGGGCGTGATCCGCGTGGACGAGTAG